One Equus asinus isolate D_3611 breed Donkey chromosome 19, EquAss-T2T_v2, whole genome shotgun sequence genomic region harbors:
- the SNORC gene encoding protein SNORC, translating to MALCLALRMALLLLSGVLAPAVLTAEGPQEPAPTLWNEPAELPSGEGPPESSSPSHEPAATGPPAPTAAPGPEDSTAGERLDQGGGSLGPGAIAAIVIAALLATCVVLALVVVALRKFSAS from the exons ATGGCTCTCTGTCTGGCCCTGCGCATGGCGCTGCTGCTCCTCTCTGGGGTCCTGGCCCCTGCGGTGCTCACAG CCGAGGGCCCGCAGGAGCCCGCGCCCACCCTGTGGAACGAGCCCGCCGAGCTGCCGTCGGGAGAGGGCCCCCCGGAGAGCTCCAGCCCCTCCCACGAGCCCGCGGCCACCGGCCCCCCGGCCCCCACGGCCGCGCCGGGCCCCGAGGACAGCACGGCGGGGGAGCGCCTGGACCAGGGCGGCG GCTCGCTGGGGCCCGGCGCCATCGCGGCCATCGTCATCGCCGCCCTGCTGGCCACCTGCGTGGTGCTGGCGCTCGTGGTCGTCGCGCTGAGAAAGTTTTCCGCCTCCTGA